The proteins below are encoded in one region of Hordeum vulgare subsp. vulgare chromosome 3H, MorexV3_pseudomolecules_assembly, whole genome shotgun sequence:
- the LOC123445730 gene encoding 28 kDa ribonucleoprotein, chloroplastic-like produces the protein MLNWGRKAVLNARVPVGKLVDRSAVFSSGSRLFVGGLPYDTNEVALKGVFSQHGDIIQVKVICHPVTGRTKGYGFVRFSLEKEVAATLEKMSDAVLDGRTYGCISQTVDDLLLLL, from the exons ATGCTCAACTGGGGAAGAAAGGCTGTGCTCAATGCTAGGGTTCCGGTGGGCAAGCTAGTGGATCGGAGCGCCGTCTTCTCCTCAGGCTCCAGGCTGTTCGTCGGAG GTCTGCCCTATGACACCAATGAAGTTGCTCTCAAGGGTGTATTCTCTCAGCATGGCGATATTATCCAAG TCAAAGTGATATGCCATCCCGTGACGGGGCGAACCAAAGGGTATGGTTTCGTCAGGTTCTCCTTGGAAAAAGAAGTAGCTGCGACATTGGAGAAGATGAGCGATGCG GTGCTCGATGGAAGAACATACGGGTGCATTTCGCAAACAGTGGATGATCTGC TACTGCTGCTATAG
- the LOC123445729 gene encoding histone H2A.1-like isoform X1: protein MAGRKGGERKKAVTRSVKAGLQFPVGRIGRFLKKGRYAQRVGSGAPVYLAAVLEYLAAEVLELAGNAAKDNKKSRIVPRHLLLAIRNDQELGRLLAGVTIAHGGVLPNINPVLLPKKALEKAEKAEKESKSPKKKIERKAPAATKKSPKKSPKKAAADKKTAAADKKAAAADKKAAADAEDEAAAEE, encoded by the exons ATGGCCGGCAGGAAGGGCGGCGAGAGGAAGAAGGCGGTGACCCGCTCCGTCAAGGCCGGCCTCCAGTTCCCCGTCGGCCGCATCGGGCGCTTCCTCAAGAAGGGCCGCTACGCGCAGCGCGTCGGCTCCGGCGCCCCCGTCTACCTCGCCGCCGTCCTCGAGTACCTCGCCGCCGAG GTGCTGGAGCTCGCCGGGAACGCCGCCAAGGACAACAAGAAGAGCCGGATCGTGCCGCGCCACCTGCTCCTCGCCATCCGCAACGACCAGGAGCTCGGGAGGCTGCTCGCCGGCGTCACCATCGCGCACGGCGGCGTGCTGCCCAACATCAACCCCGTGCTGCTCCCCAAGAAGGCCCTCGAGAAGGCTGAGAAGGCCGAGAAGGAGTCCAAGTCGCCCAAGAAGAAGATCGAAAGGAAGGCCCCCGCCGCTACCAAGAAGTCCCCCAAGAAGTCTCCCAAGAAGGCCGCCGCAGACAAGAAGACCGCCGCTGCCGACAAGAAGGCTGCCGCTGCTGACAAGAAGGCCGCCGCCGATGCTGAGGACGAGGCCGCCGCCGAGGAGTAG
- the LOC123445729 gene encoding protein H2A.5-like isoform X2 — protein MAGRKGGERKKAVTRSVKAGLQFPVGRIGRFLKKGRYAQRVGSGAPVYLAAVLEYLAAEVLELAGNAAKDNKKSRIVPRHLLLAIRNDQELGRLLAGVTIAHGGVLPNINPVLLPKKALEKAEKAEKESNSSGLSYDTNEVALKDAFSQHGNVIQVKVICHPVTGRSKGYGFVKFSSESEADTALEKMNDEVLDGKTIRVDYANVGRSAAVSAAGTADE, from the exons ATGGCCGGCAGGAAGGGCGGCGAGAGGAAGAAGGCGGTGACCCGCTCCGTCAAGGCCGGCCTCCAGTTCCCCGTCGGCCGCATCGGGCGCTTCCTCAAGAAGGGCCGCTACGCGCAGCGCGTCGGCTCCGGCGCCCCCGTCTACCTCGCCGCCGTCCTCGAGTACCTCGCCGCCGAG GTGCTGGAGCTCGCCGGGAACGCCGCCAAGGACAACAAGAAGAGCCGGATCGTGCCGCGCCACCTGCTCCTCGCCATCCGCAACGACCAGGAGCTCGGGAGGCTGCTCGCCGGCGTCACCATCGCGCACGGCGGCGTGCTGCCCAACATCAACCCCGTGCTGCTCCCCAAGAAGGCCCTCGAGAAGGCTGAGAAGGCCGAGAAGGAGTCCAA TTCTTCAGGTCTGTCCTATGACACCAATGAAGTCGCTCTCAAAGACGCGTTCTCTCAGCACGGCAATGTCATCCAAG TGAAAGTGATATGCCATCCTGTGACCGGGAGATCCAAAGGGTACGGCTTCGTCAAGTTCTCTTCAGAAAGTGAAGCAGACACGGCATTGGAGAAGATGAACGATGAG GTGCTTGATGGAAAGACCATACGGGTGGATTATGCAAACGTCGGACGATCTGCTGCTGTTTCTGCTGCTGGTACTGCAGATGAGTAA